One Chloroflexota bacterium genomic window, ACACCCGCGTCCGCGCGGCGACCCACCCGCGTACTCACCGAACGAAACCAACCCCAGAATCGCCTCACCCAGCTCATCGCCGCGCGTTGCGGCGTCGGCGCGCCAGGCATCGCCGCCGTCCATTTGATCGCGCACGAAGCCCAGGTCAAGCCCGCGCCAAAACCGACCATCAAGAGATGATCGTCGCGTTTGATTTTCCCGGCGGCGAGCGCCTCACACAACGCGATCGGGATGGAAGCTGCCGAAGTGTTGCCATAGCGTTCGAGATTCACAAAGACTTTATCCGGCGATAGGTGCAACGCTTTCGCCGCGCTATCAATGATCCGCGCGTTCGCTTGATGCGGCAAAAAGAGATCAATCTGATCGAGTTGCCAACCGGCGCGTTCGGTGACTTGGCGCGCGGCGAGCGCCATCACGCGCGTCGCAAAGCGATACACTTCGCGTCCATTCATTTTGATATAGTGCATTTTCGATAGCACTGTGTCGGGTCCCGCCGGATGCTTCGAGCCGCCGCCGGGCACGATTAGCAAATCGCCGCCCGAACCATCCGAACCCAGGACGGTCGCGAGTACGCCGCCCGGTTCATCACTGCCGCGCAACACGACCGCGCCCGCGCCATCGCCGAACAACACGCACGTCCCGCGATCCGTCCAGTCTACTACACGCGATAATGTTTCTGCGCCGACAACTAGAACCACATTCGCCATCCCGCCGCGAATCATGCCCGCGCCGGTCGCGAGCGCGTACACAAAGCCGGAACAACCGGCTTCGAGGTCGAATGCGCCGGCGCGATCCGCGCCGAGCGCATCTTGCACCAAACACGCGGTCGCGGGAAAGATGTATTCGGGCGTCGCCGTCGCGACGATAATCAGATCCAACTCGTGCGGACTCACATCCGCGGTTTGGAGTGCGTCTTGCGCGGCGCGTAACGCCAGACCTGCCGTCGTTTCTTTCGGCGTCGCGATATGGCGTTGCCCAATCCCGGTACGGTCGCGAATCCATTCGTCCGTCGTTTCAACTTTCTTGGCAAGGTCGTGGTTCGTGACAATGTTCGGCGGCGCGTACTTGCCCCAGCCGATAATGTGCGCGTAACGCGGCATGAAGACTCCAATTGTGAATTTACGATTTACGATTTACGATTTAGGATTTGAAAATCTAAAATCATAAATCATAAATCTGAAATATGACACTCGCGTTGTGCCCGCCCAAGCCAATCGAGTTGGACATGGCGACGTTCAGATCCGTGTGACGCGCAGTATTCGGCACGTAATCGAGATCGCACGCGGGATCGCGCTCGGCATAGTTGATCGTCGGCGGCAATGTTTTTTCTTCGAGCGCCTTGAGACACGCGATTGCCTCGACCGCGCCCGCGCCGCCGAGCAAATGCCCGATCATGGATTTCGTCGAACTCACCGGAATGTTGTACGCCTCTTCGCCAAACACCTGCTTGATCGCCGTCGTTTCGGTCGCATCGTTCAACTTGGTGCCGGTGCCGTGCGCGTTGATATAGCCCACTTGCTTCGGCGCAATACCGGCGCGGCGAAGCGCCCACTGCATCGCGCGTCCGATGCCCTCGCCCTCCGGGGCGGGCGCGGCAAAGTGGCTCGCGTCCGCGCTCGTGCCGTATCCGATCACCTCGGCGTAAATTTTCGCGCCGCGCGCCCGCGCGCGTGCCGCGTTTTCGAGCACGAGCACCCCCGCGCCTTCGCCCATCACAAAGCCATCGCGCGTTGCATCGAAGGGACGACACGCGCGCGCCGGCTCGTCGTTGCGCGTCGAGAGCGCGCCCATCGCGTTGAACCCGGCGAACGCAAGCGGATGCAAACACGCCTCGACGCCGCCGCAAATCGCCGCGTCCACATCGCCGCGCCGAATCATCTCCGCCGCTTCGCCGAGCGCGTTCGCGCCGGTCGCGCACGCGGAGACGATGGACATGTTCGGACCTTTGATGCCGAATTCAATCGCGACCTGACCCGGCGCGGTATCGGAAAGAATCATCGGAATGAAAAATGGACTGATCCGGCGCGGACCTTTGGTCTCTAAAATTTTGCCTTGGTCGGCGATGGACATGCCGCCGCCGACGCCACTGCCAATCACCACCGCGATTTTTTCGTTGGTCTGTTCGTTGATGTCGAGATGCGCGTCGGCAATGGCTTCGCGCGCGGCAACCGTGGCGAATTGCACAAAGCGTTCCAACCGGCGCGCCTCTTTCACGTCGAAATGCTGGCGCGCATCGTACCCTTTCACTTCGCCGGCAATCTGCGTCGCGAGATTCGCTGGATCGAACAAGGTAATACGCGCGATCCCGGATACGCCCGCGACGAGATTGCGCCACGTCGTCGGCACGTCATTTCCAACCGGCGTAATCGCGCCCAAGCCGGTGACAACTACGCAAGTACCATTTTTCATTGATCGAATCGCTCCTTTAGGATTCAAACGCCAACTATTATAACACCGATTTCGTTTTCGAGACGCGGGCAAATTTTGACATGCGTATCCACGCCAAGTAAAATGAGCGTATTCCACTCGAAGGATTCACCGTGGATACGCTCATTGCAATTTTCATTCACGTCATTCTGCCGGTCTTTATCATCGTCGCGATCGGGTACGTCGCTGGACGTTTGATGCCGTTCGATCAGCGCACGCTGTCACGGGTGGGGCTGTACGTGCTCGTGCCGTCCATGAACTTTGCCGCGATGGCGCGCACAACCCTCTCGCTCATCGAGCTGGGTCAGCTCGCGCTCTTTTATCTGCTCGTGACGTTTCTGCTCTATCTCCTCTCGCTTTTCATTTCGCGCTGGCTCAAGTTGTCGCCGACGCAAGCGAGCGCGTTTCACATCAGTGTTCTGTTTGCCAACGTCGTGAACATCGGTTTCCCGGTTCTCTTGCTCGCGTACGGCGCAAGCGCGGTGGATCGCGGCGTGATTATCGGCATCATGATGCAGATCATTCTGCAAAGTTTCGGCGTGTACATCGCGGCGCGCGGTAAGGCGGATGTGCGCCAAGCGATGGGGCGGGTGTGGGCGATGCCGGGTCTGTACGCGATGATCCTGGGATTGATCGTCAATCTCGCGCACATCGAATTGCCGGCGTTCTTCTTCGATCCGATCAAGATGGTCGGGGATTCGCTCGTGCCGTTCTTGTTGATCTTGCTTGGCGTACAATTGACGACCGCGAGTTTTCACGGACATCTCAAGATCGCATTCGTCGCGACCGGGATGCGGCTCGTCGTTGCGGCGGGGCTAGGCATGGCGCTCACCAATCTGATGGGGCTACAAGGCATCACGCGCCAAGCCGCGATTGTCGAGAGCAGTATGCCGAGCGCGATTTTCGGCGTCGCGCTCGCGCACGAATTCGACACCGCGCCGGAACTGATCACCGTCATCATTTCGATTTCCACCATCGTGAGCATGTTCAGTCTGACGGTGTTGCTGGCGATCATCTAAACGATACTTGCGCCAACCCCCATGTTAATCCGCGAATCACGCGAATCGCCGCTAATTTTTTAGATTCGCGCGATTCGCGTGATTCGCGGATAAAAAGGTTCGCGAAGGTATTGCTAAACCAACGGGCTATTTGTTCTCCTCTCCCGTTCGTGATACAATGATGTCAAGGAGATGAGCCGTGTCACTCTCAATGCTTCGCCTCAATCGCACGAATGACAAGCGCGCGTCGCCACGCGCGGAATTGACTCAACTCGTCCTGCCTTCGTACGACGTGCCGGAACTGATCGTCATCGGCGGCGTGATCGTCGAGAATCGCGGCGACGACGCGGCGCACAACGTCAAGATCGTCATCGAGTTCGACGATGCGCGCGCGGAAAAGATTCGACACCTCCAAGTCATCAGCGACGCCGAGTATATTTTGTTGAGCGGCGGCGATGAAAAGTCGTTCGCCACGCTGCGCATGCGCGAACTCGCCGCGCAACAACGCGTCGTGATTTATTTCAGCGGACCCGACCGCCTTGCCCCACGCGTGACCGTCACACATTACGAAGGGTGATATGCAAATCGCTCCGCACGTTCACCACATCCCCGGCACGATCTGTAATTTGTTTTTGATCGTGGAACCAGACGGGCTAACGCTGATTGACGCCGGTCTCGGCGTCATGGAGAAACGAGTCCTCAAGTACATCGCGAACCTGGGACGCGCGCCGCGTGACCTGAAACACATCCTCATCACGCATTCGGATCCCGATCACATCGGCGCGCTGTCCGCGCTCAAGTCGGCAACCGGCGCGCGCGTGTATGCGAGCGCCATCGAAGCGCGCGCGATTGCCCATGGCACCGCCTCGCGCGAACTCAAACTTGTCGGGTGGCAAAAAATTTTGTTCGCGATTCTGCTGCCCATCCTGGGACGATTTTTCAGCGTGCGTCCCACGCGCGTGGATGAAATCGTGAGCGATGACCAGGTCTTGCCGATTCTTGATGGCGTGCGCGTCCTCGCGACGAGTGGTCACACGCCGGGACACCTTTCGTATTTCGTGCCGTCCGCCGGCGTGTTGTTTGTCGGCGATTCGCTGGTGAGCGAAGGGACGCGCTTGCGCGGTTCGCGCGGGATGAACAACTGGGATCAGAAAAAAGCGGATATCTCAGTACGCTTGCAAGCCGCGCTCGCGCCGCGCATTGTGTGTTCGGGACACGGCGCGGTGGTGATGGATGCGGCGGACAAATTTCCAACCTAGACGCTAGACAGCACAGTCATTACGGCGCAAACAATTCTGATTTCACCAAACCAATTAGCATTGGCTACAAGGAGCACCCAGCATGAGTCAAAATCAGAGAGCGCAATCGCAACAACAACTAGCAAGCGAGTGGGAAAAACTTGATACTGAAGAATTAGTGACTATTTGGAAAAAGAACGACCGAACCCAATACACAGACGACGCTTTTGTTATTATAGGTGACCTCTTGGCATCTAGGATAATGCTTTTACCTCCACAGGAAGAACCTCTTTGGGAATACACTCAGATGAATTTGCCGAACTTTTGGGACAGGGTAAAGATTCAAGCTTTAGATCAGAAAGTTGTTGTCACGTCCAAGAATCTATTGAGGGAATACACCGAAGAATACGAGTATTCGGAACTGCGACCCAAGGTTATCAGAGGCAAAACTGGTGAATCAGAATGGACCAATCTGGGATGGATCGTCCTTATCCTTTTTCTCATCAGTTCATTGACTCTCGGAAACTTGATCAACTTCAGTGTTAATAGAATTCTCATACTGGTGTTGGGTTGTTTTGCGGTCATCACATTTAGTTTGAGACTCGTCAAGTATGACTATGTCTGGTTCTATACCGACAAGAACGAATTTGCGTTTTCAATGAAACTCTCCGGTCCCAATCGCGAATTAGGTGAAGACATCATCAAGTACATCACAGGCAAAATATCCCAAGCCCATTCTTTGGGGAGACCTCAGTAATCCATCCGTATGAACAGACAAAAAAAGACCCGAAGAGTTCGCTTCGCGAAAACTCTTCGGGTCTTTGGTTTATCCACCCGGCAAATTATTGTTCTGCGATCCGGGTTGGCGGAATCGTCCCGGCGCAACCGCGCCGTAGCGAATTCCCAGGTATGCCGTGCTGCTGTTCTGTGGCGCAGCGCCCAGCTCGACGGTGAGGGTGAGCGATTGCGTGCCACGCGTCACACTCAGGTCAACTTTATCGCCTGGCTTTTTCGCCGCGATCAAATCCGCGAGCGCGTGATTCGCGTCCACCTTGGTTCCGCCAACGGCGGTAATCACATCGCCAACTTGCAGGCCGGCTTTTGCGGCAGGCGAACCATTTTCGACCTGGGTCACGCGCGCACCATCCGTCGTCGCCGGCTGTTGCTGAAAGCCGCCTGGCGGGTTGAACGGCAACTGCCCTGGTTGCATCGGCGAACCGTATCCTTGCATGAACGGGTTGAACGCGAACGCGGTATTGCGTCCGGCGAAATAGCCGCCCACGCTACCGACCAGTCCGCCCACCACGAGACCCAGGATCAACATTCCAATTGCGAGTAGAATCACTCCTCGGTTGCTCATTGTTAGACTCCTCTAGGCAAGTTGGAAACTTGCCCCACATTTACTTGCGCGCAGTATGCAGCGTTCGCATTAAACCGCGATGAATTGGAGATTAGAGATTGCATCTGCTTATCAGTTGCGGTATAATTGGCACAGATGTTCGAGAGAGGTAGAGATGCCGAATTTCATTGATCAATTGAGCCAACAATTGGAAGACCCCAAAAAGCGAACTGAGCTGCGTCAGACGCTTCAGAAGGATGCGCGCCCACACGAAAAACAATTGCAGGAATTGGTCGCCGAACACTGGCATCCGCTTCCAACTAATCTAGCGCCGGAACGCCGCCCCGGCTACGCCGTGGATGGATCACGCGCGGTGCGCCACCTGGCGAACGGGGCGTACTTGCTCGTCGCGCAAGCACTCGTCGTGGGCGAGCAGAATAACGCGCGCGAAGATGATACGGAAGTGGACGTCCGCATCTTGCCGGGCGCAACGCCCTCCCCGTTCGTCGAACGCTTTGCTGAATTGATGATGCACCGGCTCGAAGCCACGCTCGCGCGCAAAAAAGCCGCGACCTTGCCGCGTGAAAGCGTGATGTTTTTAGACGGCGCGCTGTACGGACAATTGCCTCAACTCTATCAGATCAAACACGATATCGCCGACAGCGAATCGGAAACGATTGCGAAAGAACTGCTCAACGATACGGTCGAGCAAATTCTCAAAGCGTACCTGCGTCTGTTCGATATTCGCGCCGAAAAAAAATTGTGGCTCGTCTCGATTGCCAAAACGAGCCGCGAATCCACGCATGCCAAAGTGTGGTGGCGCGATGCTTTTCTCAAAAAAAAGTTCACGGAAGATGCGCCGCCCAGCGAAGTTTCGGACAGCGAGATCCTTTATCGGTGGACCAATCGCGCGGCTGGCTTTTCGACCCCGGTGTTGTTCGGCAAACGCGCATTCGCCAAGCAACAAGAAGCGGTTGTATTCGAAAAAGTCAAAGACTCACCCGCGATCGCGTCGTTCTTCATTCGCTTGTCCGATTTCGACGACGCGCTGCGCATTGATGTGCCTGCCCCGTGCATCGGGCGCGGCGAGAAAATTGCCGACATCGAAACGGATTGCGAAATCTTGCTCGATTCGCCGGCAGATGGGCAACACATCGCGCGAGTCATCCAAATTCTCCAAGCCGACTATGGCGGTCTCGAAGTGTACAACGCGCTTCTCTACAGCGTGGATCGCGAGGTGCGCTTGCGCCAAGAGATGATGGATCACGTGTATCTCAGTCTGATTCAAAACGCGCTCGGCGCTGATGTCGAAATCCGGCTCGACCGCAGCGAACGACGATTCCATTCGCGATAATTACACGCGTAAGGGCGAGGCATTCGCAAGAATTTTCCGATTTGAGAGACGCGTTGGCATTTAGGGCGCGATCTGTCATCCGGGATTACTGAGCGAATACCTCGCCCTTACTGTTTGACAAACCCCGCGTGGTGTTATATCTTTAGCCCCGCCATTTGATGGACACGGCGTCGTGATGTCGCGACGCAAAGACGATTGGTGAAAATGAACAAACGAATATTTTTGATCGTGTTATTGATTCCGGCGTTGAGCGGTATCCTGGGTCTTGGACTCGCGCGCCCCGTGTTTGCCGCGCCGCCCCGCGTCGTGACATGGCCCCCCATCACGCTGGACTCCTTCGTCGGTGGATTGAGTCAACCGGTCGCCCTGACTCACGCCAACGACAACAGCGGACGAATTTTTGTCAACGAACGCACGGGCACGATTCGGATTATCCAAAGCAGTGTACTTTTAACAACTCCATTCCTGAACATCGGACCGACGGGTGCGAATCGCGTGGGCAGCACCGGCAGCGAACAAGGTCTGCTCGGCTTGGCGTTTCCTCCCGGCTTTGCAAGCAAGAACCAGTTCTACGTTTACTACACCA contains:
- the fabF gene encoding beta-ketoacyl-ACP synthase II; amino-acid sequence: MKNGTCVVVTGLGAITPVGNDVPTTWRNLVAGVSGIARITLFDPANLATQIAGEVKGYDARQHFDVKEARRLERFVQFATVAAREAIADAHLDINEQTNEKIAVVIGSGVGGGMSIADQGKILETKGPRRISPFFIPMILSDTAPGQVAIEFGIKGPNMSIVSACATGANALGEAAEMIRRGDVDAAICGGVEACLHPLAFAGFNAMGALSTRNDEPARACRPFDATRDGFVMGEGAGVLVLENAARARARGAKIYAEVIGYGTSADASHFAAPAPEGEGIGRAMQWALRRAGIAPKQVGYINAHGTGTKLNDATETTAIKQVFGEEAYNIPVSSTKSMIGHLLGGAGAVEAIACLKALEEKTLPPTINYAERDPACDLDYVPNTARHTDLNVAMSNSIGLGGHNASVIFQIYDL
- a CDS encoding ketoacyl-ACP synthase III is translated as MPRYAHIIGWGKYAPPNIVTNHDLAKKVETTDEWIRDRTGIGQRHIATPKETTAGLALRAAQDALQTADVSPHELDLIIVATATPEYIFPATACLVQDALGADRAGAFDLEAGCSGFVYALATGAGMIRGGMANVVLVVGAETLSRVVDWTDRGTCVLFGDGAGAVVLRGSDEPGGVLATVLGSDGSGGDLLIVPGGGSKHPAGPDTVLSKMHYIKMNGREVYRFATRVMALAARQVTERAGWQLDQIDLFLPHQANARIIDSAAKALHLSPDKVFVNLERYGNTSAASIPIALCEALAAGKIKRDDHLLMVGFGAGLTWASCAIKWTAAMPGAPTPQRAAMSWVRRFWGWFRSVSTRVGRRADAGVSKARETVERKPPEE
- a CDS encoding DNA double-strand break repair nuclease NurA; the protein is MPNFIDQLSQQLEDPKKRTELRQTLQKDARPHEKQLQELVAEHWHPLPTNLAPERRPGYAVDGSRAVRHLANGAYLLVAQALVVGEQNNAREDDTEVDVRILPGATPSPFVERFAELMMHRLEATLARKKAATLPRESVMFLDGALYGQLPQLYQIKHDIADSESETIAKELLNDTVEQILKAYLRLFDIRAEKKLWLVSIAKTSRESTHAKVWWRDAFLKKKFTEDAPPSEVSDSEILYRWTNRAAGFSTPVLFGKRAFAKQQEAVVFEKVKDSPAIASFFIRLSDFDDALRIDVPAPCIGRGEKIADIETDCEILLDSPADGQHIARVIQILQADYGGLEVYNALLYSVDREVRLRQEMMDHVYLSLIQNALGADVEIRLDRSERRFHSR
- a CDS encoding MBL fold metallo-hydrolase yields the protein MQIAPHVHHIPGTICNLFLIVEPDGLTLIDAGLGVMEKRVLKYIANLGRAPRDLKHILITHSDPDHIGALSALKSATGARVYASAIEARAIAHGTASRELKLVGWQKILFAILLPILGRFFSVRPTRVDEIVSDDQVLPILDGVRVLATSGHTPGHLSYFVPSAGVLFVGDSLVSEGTRLRGSRGMNNWDQKKADISVRLQAALAPRIVCSGHGAVVMDAADKFPT
- a CDS encoding AEC family transporter → MDTLIAIFIHVILPVFIIVAIGYVAGRLMPFDQRTLSRVGLYVLVPSMNFAAMARTTLSLIELGQLALFYLLVTFLLYLLSLFISRWLKLSPTQASAFHISVLFANVVNIGFPVLLLAYGASAVDRGVIIGIMMQIILQSFGVYIAARGKADVRQAMGRVWAMPGLYAMILGLIVNLAHIELPAFFFDPIKMVGDSLVPFLLILLGVQLTTASFHGHLKIAFVATGMRLVVAAGLGMALTNLMGLQGITRQAAIVESSMPSAIFGVALAHEFDTAPELITVIISISTIVSMFSLTVLLAII
- a CDS encoding PDZ domain-containing protein; protein product: MSNRGVILLAIGMLILGLVVGGLVGSVGGYFAGRNTAFAFNPFMQGYGSPMQPGQLPFNPPGGFQQQPATTDGARVTQVENGSPAAKAGLQVGDVITAVGGTKVDANHALADLIAAKKPGDKVDLSVTRGTQSLTLTVELGAAPQNSSTAYLGIRYGAVAPGRFRQPGSQNNNLPGG